The Bifidobacterium eulemuris genome includes a window with the following:
- a CDS encoding threonine/serine exporter family protein, protein MEDIERDWDKPVTEAGIAAKASVIVRVGMLDLSAGTGSFRVREMMHRIAYPLGVHVRADVNLTDIEAACTDGRDRITEVVDLPTTGVNTERIWLLEHFADWFNVNLGTGSMYHAKPDISEELVEHLDSPDARQSIMRAVEKDREAKRAQAERLAKEAADAAAESTKHGHKPPKGEYAEHFDYVSSPHDETSASHGITVRQAHERLDLIERRKPLYAPWFSGLASALACAAFVFLLGGGIYDMVGAFIGAGLGQWLRRRLFAHHLNQFFVTFVCVAVAALACTGVLRAIGWFVDPVALEHDTAYIGAMLFVIPGFPLITGGLDMAKIDFPSGIQRICYVLCIILMATLAGWAVALIVHLNPEGFEPLGLDPAVNCLLRFVAAFVGVWGFSVLFNSPQRMCFVAAFIGAITDTFRLEIVDMGMPAEGGAFLGALLAGLLASAWRSSVRRGWLPPHLGYPRICLTVPSIVIMVPGMYMYQAMFHLGQFDTQLALDWAFRAFMVIVCLPIGLAMARVITDKSWRYDI, encoded by the coding sequence ATGGAGGATATCGAACGCGACTGGGACAAACCCGTCACCGAAGCCGGCATCGCAGCCAAAGCCAGCGTGATCGTGCGCGTCGGCATGCTCGACCTGAGCGCCGGCACCGGCAGCTTCCGCGTGCGCGAGATGATGCACCGCATCGCCTACCCGCTGGGCGTGCACGTGCGCGCCGACGTGAACCTCACCGACATCGAGGCCGCCTGCACCGACGGACGCGACCGCATCACCGAAGTCGTGGACCTGCCCACCACCGGCGTCAACACCGAACGCATCTGGCTGCTCGAGCATTTCGCCGACTGGTTCAACGTGAACCTCGGCACCGGCTCCATGTACCACGCCAAGCCGGACATCTCCGAAGAACTCGTCGAACACCTCGACTCCCCCGACGCGCGCCAATCCATCATGCGGGCCGTGGAAAAGGACCGCGAAGCCAAACGGGCCCAAGCGGAGCGCCTCGCCAAAGAGGCCGCCGACGCCGCCGCGGAATCCACCAAACACGGACACAAGCCCCCCAAAGGCGAATACGCCGAACATTTCGACTACGTCTCGTCCCCGCATGACGAAACGAGCGCAAGCCACGGCATCACCGTGAGGCAGGCGCACGAACGACTCGACCTCATCGAACGACGCAAGCCGCTCTACGCGCCCTGGTTCTCCGGACTCGCCTCCGCGCTCGCCTGCGCGGCCTTCGTGTTCCTGCTCGGCGGCGGCATCTACGACATGGTTGGCGCGTTCATCGGCGCGGGACTCGGCCAATGGCTGCGCCGCCGACTCTTCGCCCACCATCTCAACCAATTCTTCGTCACCTTCGTGTGCGTGGCCGTGGCGGCGCTCGCCTGCACCGGCGTATTGCGCGCCATCGGCTGGTTCGTCGACCCGGTCGCGCTCGAACACGACACCGCCTACATCGGCGCCATGCTGTTCGTCATCCCCGGCTTTCCGCTGATCACCGGCGGACTCGACATGGCCAAAATCGACTTCCCCTCTGGCATACAGCGCATCTGCTATGTGCTGTGCATCATCCTGATGGCCACGCTCGCCGGCTGGGCCGTGGCTCTGATCGTGCACCTCAATCCGGAAGGATTCGAGCCGCTCGGCCTCGACCCCGCGGTGAACTGCCTGCTGCGGTTCGTCGCCGCGTTCGTCGGCGTGTGGGGATTCTCTGTACTGTTCAACTCCCCGCAGCGCATGTGCTTCGTCGCCGCGTTCATCGGCGCCATCACCGACACCTTCCGGCTGGAAATCGTCGATATGGGCATGCCCGCCGAAGGAGGCGCCTTCCTCGGCGCGCTATTGGCCGGCCTTCTCGCCTCCGCATGGCGATCCTCCGTGCGCCGCGGCTGGCTTCCGCCGCATCTCGGCTACCCGCGCATCTGCCTGACCGTGCCCTCCATCGTCATCATGGTGCCCGGCATGTATATGTACCAGGCCATGTTCCACCTCGGCCAATTCGACACCCAACTCGCCCTCGACTGGGCCTTCCGCGCCTTCATGGTGATCGTCTGCCTGCCCATCGGCCTGGCGATGGCGCGCGTCATCACCGACAAATCCTGGCGCTACGACATTTAA
- a CDS encoding phosphoenolpyruvate carboxylase, which translates to MSQSQEQSALTEASAATPHDEQQLPESLGNDMELCLSILREVLGEYDPQLLATFDQVREYAVEASAEHFGGMTDPHPDEDGLAKAVEVIDNMNLHDAQLLARAFATYFHLANLSEENYRVSVLHQREAEVNDSQAVDPVNEMTLAYHQLIGELGPAKAKELLDNLEFHPVFTAHPTEARRKAVEGKIRRIAQLLEVHKLLGGSDKKENYRRLFNEIDALFRTSPIALKKPTPVEEADTILDIFDNTLFHTIPQVYRRFDDWMLGDKAGLVPPACPAFFRPGSWIGSDRDGNPNVTAKVSRQVARKFSDHVIGALEEATRTVGKNLTMESETTPASQELKNLWSRQREMSERLTSRASVISTKETHRAVMLVMADRLHYTIERDADLMYHSCDEFLSDLRVVQRSLAEANAKRSAYGPLQDLIWQAETFGFHMVEMEFRQHSVVHARALDDIREHGLHGERGELQPMTHEVLDTFRALGAIQKRNGMKAARRYIISFTKSAQNVRDVYELNRLAFANPQDVPTLDVIPLFEQLEDLENSVNVLEEMIKIPEVQNRLKVTGGKMEVMLGYSDSSKDAGPTSATLALHSAQERIARWAESHDIDLTLFHGRGGAVGRGGGPANRAVLAQPVGSVKCRFKLTEQGEVIFARYGNPVLAIRHVESVAAATLLQSAPSVEKTNTEMTEKYADMAAALDEVSHERYLDLLNTEDFAPWFSTVTPLTEIGLLPIGSRPAKRGLGAKSLDDLRTIPWIFAWAQARVNLAAWYGLGSACEQFGDLETLRQAYKEWPLFSTFIDNIEMSIAKTDERIAKMYLALGDRDDLRDKVLHEMKLTRQWVLKIVGDEWPLQHRHVLGQAIRIRSPYVDALSVTQVLALKSLRKKVDKEELSQSQQAGFIYLILCTVSGVAAGLQNTG; encoded by the coding sequence ATGTCACAATCACAAGAACAATCCGCGCTCACCGAGGCGTCGGCCGCGACGCCCCACGATGAGCAGCAGCTTCCCGAATCCCTCGGCAACGATATGGAGCTGTGCCTGAGCATCCTTCGCGAGGTGCTCGGCGAATACGATCCGCAGCTGCTCGCCACCTTCGATCAGGTGCGCGAATACGCCGTTGAGGCCAGCGCCGAACATTTCGGCGGCATGACCGATCCGCACCCGGATGAGGACGGCCTGGCCAAGGCGGTCGAGGTCATCGACAATATGAACCTGCACGACGCCCAGCTGTTGGCGCGCGCGTTCGCCACCTACTTCCATCTGGCCAACCTGAGCGAGGAGAACTACCGCGTCTCCGTGCTGCACCAGCGCGAGGCCGAGGTCAACGACAGCCAGGCGGTCGATCCGGTCAACGAGATGACCCTCGCCTACCATCAGCTGATCGGCGAGCTCGGCCCGGCGAAGGCCAAGGAGCTGCTGGACAATCTGGAGTTCCATCCGGTGTTCACCGCCCACCCCACCGAGGCGCGACGCAAGGCCGTGGAGGGCAAGATCCGCCGCATCGCCCAGCTGCTCGAGGTGCACAAGCTGCTCGGCGGCTCCGATAAGAAGGAGAACTACCGCCGCCTGTTCAACGAGATCGACGCGCTGTTCCGCACCTCGCCGATCGCGCTGAAGAAGCCGACGCCCGTCGAGGAGGCCGACACCATCCTCGACATCTTCGACAACACGCTGTTCCACACGATTCCGCAGGTCTACCGCCGTTTCGACGACTGGATGCTGGGCGACAAGGCCGGCCTCGTGCCGCCCGCATGCCCCGCGTTCTTCCGCCCCGGCAGCTGGATCGGCTCCGACCGCGACGGCAACCCGAACGTCACCGCCAAGGTGAGCCGCCAGGTGGCCCGCAAGTTCTCCGACCACGTGATCGGCGCGCTTGAGGAGGCCACGCGCACCGTCGGCAAGAACCTCACCATGGAGTCCGAGACCACGCCGGCCAGCCAGGAGCTCAAGAACCTGTGGAGCCGCCAGCGCGAGATGAGCGAACGCCTGACCTCGCGCGCGTCGGTGATCTCCACCAAGGAGACGCACCGCGCGGTGATGCTGGTGATGGCCGACCGCCTGCACTACACCATCGAACGCGACGCGGACCTCATGTACCACTCCTGCGACGAGTTCCTCTCCGATCTGCGCGTCGTGCAGCGTTCGCTGGCCGAGGCCAACGCGAAGCGCTCCGCCTACGGCCCGCTGCAGGACCTCATCTGGCAGGCTGAGACCTTCGGCTTCCACATGGTGGAGATGGAGTTCCGCCAGCATTCCGTGGTGCACGCCCGCGCGCTCGACGACATCCGCGAGCACGGCCTGCACGGCGAACGCGGCGAACTGCAGCCGATGACGCACGAGGTGCTCGACACCTTCCGCGCGCTGGGCGCGATCCAGAAGCGCAACGGCATGAAGGCCGCGCGCCGCTACATCATCTCGTTCACCAAAAGCGCGCAGAATGTGCGCGACGTGTACGAGCTCAACCGTCTCGCCTTCGCGAACCCGCAGGATGTGCCGACCCTTGACGTGATCCCGCTGTTCGAGCAGCTGGAGGATCTCGAGAACTCGGTGAATGTGCTTGAGGAAATGATCAAGATCCCCGAGGTGCAGAACCGACTGAAGGTCACCGGCGGCAAGATGGAGGTCATGCTCGGCTACTCCGACTCCTCGAAGGACGCCGGCCCCACCTCCGCCACGCTGGCCCTGCACTCCGCGCAGGAACGCATCGCCCGCTGGGCCGAATCGCACGACATCGACCTGACGCTGTTCCACGGACGCGGCGGTGCCGTCGGCCGCGGCGGCGGTCCGGCCAACCGCGCGGTGCTCGCGCAGCCGGTCGGCTCGGTCAAGTGCCGTTTCAAGCTCACCGAACAGGGCGAGGTCATCTTCGCGCGCTACGGCAACCCGGTGCTGGCCATACGCCACGTCGAGTCGGTCGCGGCGGCCACGCTGCTGCAGTCCGCGCCGAGCGTGGAGAAGACGAACACCGAGATGACCGAGAAGTACGCGGATATGGCCGCGGCGCTCGACGAGGTCTCGCATGAGCGCTATCTCGACCTGCTCAACACCGAGGATTTCGCGCCGTGGTTCTCCACGGTCACGCCGCTGACCGAAATCGGCCTGTTGCCGATCGGCTCGCGTCCGGCGAAGCGCGGTCTGGGAGCCAAGTCGCTGGACGATCTGCGCACGATCCCATGGATCTTCGCGTGGGCGCAGGCCCGCGTGAACCTGGCCGCCTGGTACGGCCTGGGTTCGGCGTGCGAGCAGTTCGGCGATCTGGAGACGCTGCGTCAGGCGTACAAGGAGTGGCCGCTGTTCTCGACGTTCATCGACAATATCGAGATGTCGATCGCCAAGACGGACGAGCGCATCGCCAAGATGTACCTCGCGCTGGGCGACCGCGACGATCTGCGCGACAAGGTGCTGCATGAGATGAAGCTCACCCGCCAGTGGGTGCTGAAGATCGTGGGCGACGAGTGGCCGCTGCAGCACCGCCATGTGCTGGGCCAGGCGATTCGCATCCGCTCGCCGTACGTCGACGCGCTGTCCGTCACGCAGGTGCTGGCCTTGAAGTCGCTGCGTAAGAAGGTGGACAAGGAGGAGCTGAGCCAGAGCCAGCAGGCCGGGTTCATCTATCTGATCCTGTGCACCGTTTCGGGTGTGGCCGCCGGCCTGCAGAATACGGGGTGA
- a CDS encoding sugar O-acetyltransferase, which produces MTVPQEILDIMRTPGVYSCDYPGMAEAQREQLQLLYDFNNSRPDDPERRQALMKALFAEIGDDTYLEPPVHANWGCGTHWGNYCYANFNLTLVDDADITIGDHTMIGPNVTLVTTGHPIRPDLREKLGQYSEPVVIGRNVWIGAGVTVLPGVTIGDNSVIGAHSLVTKDIPANVVAYGSPCEVVRPIGERDYEFYWRDRRYGA; this is translated from the coding sequence ATGACCGTCCCGCAAGAGATCCTGGACATTATGCGCACGCCGGGCGTGTATTCCTGCGATTACCCCGGCATGGCCGAGGCGCAGCGCGAGCAGCTGCAGCTGCTGTACGATTTCAACAACTCGCGGCCGGACGATCCCGAACGCCGTCAGGCGCTGATGAAAGCCTTGTTCGCCGAAATCGGCGACGACACCTACCTCGAACCGCCCGTCCACGCCAACTGGGGTTGCGGCACGCATTGGGGTAATTACTGCTACGCGAACTTCAACCTCACGCTGGTCGACGACGCCGACATCACCATCGGCGACCACACGATGATAGGCCCCAACGTCACGCTGGTGACCACCGGCCATCCGATCCGCCCCGATCTGCGCGAAAAGCTGGGGCAGTATTCCGAGCCCGTCGTCATCGGCCGCAACGTATGGATCGGCGCGGGAGTGACCGTACTGCCCGGCGTGACCATCGGCGACAACAGTGTGATCGGCGCGCACAGTCTGGTCACCAAGGACATCCCCGCGAATGTGGTCGCGTATGGGAGTCCCTGCGAGGTGGTGCGCCCGATCGGCGAGCGGGATTATGAGTTCTATTGGCGTGACCGGCGGTATGGTGCGTAG